A section of the Nocardioides oleivorans genome encodes:
- a CDS encoding SDR family oxidoreductase: MDLQLADRVFIVTGGARGLGRASADVLVAEGARVVLSGRSQESLDDAVAALDDAAGRHAAVAVAVDNSDREAPARLLAAADEAWGRIDGALISVGGPPKGPVTSITDEQWTTAFESVFLGAVRLAREVGTALPSGGALGLVLSSSVRSPLPEMAISNGLRPGLAMVAKTLADELGPRGVRVNGLLPGRIATERVSELDASTGDPEAARRAAEATIPLGRYGEPEEFGSVAAFVMSPVASFLTGVMLPVDGGLLRAL, translated from the coding sequence ATGGACCTGCAGCTGGCCGACCGCGTCTTCATCGTCACCGGGGGAGCCCGAGGACTCGGCAGGGCGAGCGCCGACGTGCTGGTCGCCGAGGGCGCGCGGGTGGTGCTGTCGGGGCGCTCGCAGGAGTCGCTCGACGACGCGGTCGCCGCCCTCGACGACGCGGCCGGACGCCACGCCGCCGTCGCGGTCGCCGTCGACAACTCCGACCGCGAGGCCCCGGCGCGGCTGCTCGCCGCTGCTGACGAGGCGTGGGGTCGGATCGACGGTGCCCTGATCAGCGTCGGCGGTCCGCCGAAGGGGCCGGTCACGAGCATCACCGACGAGCAGTGGACCACCGCCTTCGAGTCGGTCTTCCTCGGCGCCGTGCGCCTCGCCCGCGAGGTCGGTACGGCGCTGCCCTCCGGGGGCGCGCTCGGGCTGGTCCTCTCCTCCAGCGTCCGGTCCCCGTTGCCGGAGATGGCGATCTCCAACGGGCTGCGACCGGGCCTCGCCATGGTCGCCAAGACCCTGGCCGACGAGCTGGGCCCCCGCGGCGTGCGCGTCAACGGGCTCCTGCCCGGGCGGATCGCCACGGAGCGGGTGTCCGAGCTGGACGCCTCGACCGGCGACCCGGAGGCGGCGCGACGCGCCGCCGAGGCGACGATCCCGCTCGGTCGCTACGGCGAGCCGGAGGAGTTCGGCTCGGTGGCGGCGTTCGTCATGTCGCCAGTGGCGTCATTCCTGACGGGCGTGATGCTCCCGGTCGACGGGGGCCTGCTGCGGGCCCTGTGA
- a CDS encoding ABC transporter ATP-binding protein: MSMGPGAGGPPWRFLRSDRSVVDNKIERQTVRRVLGFARPHRRLIAGFLAITVVDAGLVVVPPLLLKAIIDDAVSGGDLSLVVWLAALVAVVAVVDAGFGLITGWLSSRIGEGLIYDLRTQVFAHVQRQSLAFFTRTQTGALVSRLNNDVIGAQRAFTSTLQGTVSNIIAAIVVGVTMLFLSWPVTLLCVALFPILLIASRVVSHKLADLSRQQMDGNADLGNAMTERFNVGGAMLLKLFGRRDVEDATYARKAAVVRDLGIRISLLTRVFFAAMTLVPQLATALVYGIGGWLAIRGDLSVGTIVALGVLLTRLLGPLQGLSNVRIDVMTALVSFDRVFEVLDLPSLIQEKPAAVELPRTASRLEFDHVAFTYPRADQISLASLETVARKESGDSGQVLHDVSFTAEPGQMVALVGPSGAGKTTVTHLVARLYDVESGAVRVDGHDVRDVTLQSLEDAVGYVTQDAHMFHDTIRANLLYARPEAGDDEIWAALEAAQIAHLVRVLRDGLDTVVGDRGYRLSGGERQRLAIARLLLKAPSIVVLDEATAHLDSESEAAVQGALDAALEGRTSLVIAHRLSTVRNADLILVLDDGRVVQSGTHADLLAAGGLYATLHATQFREAPVG; the protein is encoded by the coding sequence ATGTCGATGGGCCCGGGTGCCGGCGGACCGCCGTGGCGGTTCCTCCGCAGCGACCGGAGCGTGGTCGACAACAAGATCGAGCGCCAGACCGTGCGTCGGGTGCTCGGATTCGCCCGGCCGCACCGCCGGCTGATCGCGGGGTTCCTGGCCATCACGGTCGTCGACGCCGGCCTCGTCGTCGTGCCTCCCCTGCTGCTCAAGGCGATCATCGACGACGCCGTGAGCGGTGGTGACCTCTCGCTCGTCGTCTGGCTCGCGGCGCTCGTCGCGGTGGTCGCGGTCGTCGATGCCGGCTTCGGGCTGATCACCGGCTGGCTGTCGAGCCGGATCGGGGAGGGCCTGATCTACGACCTCCGCACGCAGGTCTTCGCCCACGTCCAGCGGCAGTCGCTGGCGTTCTTCACCCGCACGCAGACCGGGGCGCTGGTCTCTCGGCTCAACAACGACGTCATCGGCGCCCAGCGCGCCTTCACCTCGACGCTGCAGGGCACGGTCTCCAACATCATCGCCGCCATCGTCGTCGGCGTGACGATGCTGTTCCTGAGCTGGCCGGTGACGCTGCTGTGCGTGGCGCTCTTCCCGATCCTGCTGATCGCCTCGCGCGTCGTGTCGCACAAGCTGGCCGACCTCTCGCGCCAGCAGATGGACGGCAACGCCGACCTCGGCAACGCGATGACCGAGCGGTTCAACGTCGGTGGCGCGATGCTGCTCAAGCTCTTCGGCCGCCGCGACGTCGAGGACGCGACCTACGCCCGGAAGGCCGCGGTCGTCCGCGACCTCGGCATCCGGATCTCCCTGCTCACCCGCGTCTTCTTCGCCGCGATGACGCTGGTGCCCCAGCTCGCCACCGCGCTGGTCTACGGCATCGGCGGCTGGCTCGCGATCCGCGGCGACCTCTCCGTCGGCACGATCGTCGCGCTCGGCGTTCTGCTCACCCGTCTGCTCGGCCCCTTGCAGGGGCTGTCCAACGTCCGGATCGACGTGATGACCGCGCTCGTGAGCTTCGACCGCGTCTTCGAGGTCCTCGACCTGCCCTCGCTGATCCAGGAGAAGCCCGCCGCCGTCGAGCTGCCCCGCACGGCGTCGAGGCTCGAGTTCGACCACGTCGCGTTCACCTACCCGCGCGCCGACCAGATCTCGTTGGCCTCGCTCGAGACCGTCGCCCGCAAGGAGTCCGGCGACAGCGGCCAGGTCCTCCACGACGTCTCCTTCACCGCCGAGCCGGGCCAGATGGTCGCGCTCGTCGGCCCGTCCGGCGCCGGCAAGACCACGGTCACCCACCTCGTCGCGCGGCTCTACGACGTCGAGTCCGGCGCCGTGCGCGTCGACGGCCACGACGTGCGCGACGTGACGCTCCAGTCGCTCGAGGACGCGGTCGGCTACGTCACCCAGGACGCCCACATGTTCCACGACACGATCCGGGCCAACCTGCTCTACGCACGCCCCGAGGCAGGCGACGACGAGATCTGGGCCGCGCTCGAGGCGGCGCAGATCGCGCACCTGGTGCGCGTGCTGCGCGACGGCCTCGACACCGTCGTCGGCGATCGCGGCTACCGGCTCAGCGGGGGAGAGCGCCAACGCCTCGCGATCGCCCGGCTCCTGCTCAAGGCGCCGTCCATCGTCGTGCTCGACGAGGCCACCGCCCACCTCGACAGCGAGTCCGAGGCGGCCGTCCAGGGTGCGCTCGACGCCGCCCTCGAGGGACGGACGTCGCTGGTGATCGCGCACCGGCTCTCCACGGTCCGCAACGCCGACCTGATCCTCGTCCTCGACGACGGCCGGGTCGTCCAGTCCGGCACCCATGCCGACCTCCTCGCCGCCGGCGGGCTCTACGCCACGCTCCACGCCACGCAGTTCCGTGAGGCCCCGGTCGGCTGA
- a CDS encoding enoyl-CoA hydratase/isomerase family protein, protein MTPEDLAAVGLRLDLDGPIATVTLDRPEVRNAQTPAMWIALGELGRSLPDDVRVVVVTGEGGTFSAGLDRAMLDPGTAGQESVVGLLTLGDDEASARIDAFQQGFTWLRDPRFVSIAKVRGHAIGAGFQLALSCDLRIVCDDVKLSMKESALGLVPDLTGTKPLVEHVGYARALEICATARVVGAEEAVRIGLAQASYAPADLDAAVAELAAALLAPMPGVVSETKALLQGAAERDLDKQRRLEREAQVRRFRALAEALG, encoded by the coding sequence ATGACTCCCGAAGACCTCGCCGCGGTCGGCCTGCGCCTCGACCTCGACGGCCCGATCGCGACCGTGACGCTCGATCGGCCCGAGGTGCGAAACGCCCAGACGCCGGCCATGTGGATCGCCCTGGGCGAGCTCGGCCGCTCGCTTCCCGACGACGTCCGGGTCGTCGTGGTGACGGGGGAGGGCGGGACCTTCTCCGCCGGTCTCGACCGGGCGATGCTCGACCCCGGCACCGCGGGCCAGGAGAGCGTCGTCGGGCTGCTCACGCTCGGCGACGACGAGGCCTCGGCCCGCATCGACGCCTTCCAGCAGGGCTTCACCTGGCTGCGGGACCCCCGGTTCGTCTCGATCGCCAAGGTCCGCGGCCACGCCATCGGCGCCGGCTTCCAGCTCGCGCTGTCGTGCGACCTGCGCATCGTCTGCGACGACGTGAAGCTCTCCATGAAGGAGTCGGCGCTCGGCCTGGTCCCCGACCTCACCGGCACCAAGCCGCTCGTCGAGCACGTCGGCTACGCCCGTGCGCTGGAGATCTGTGCGACCGCGCGCGTGGTCGGTGCCGAGGAGGCCGTCCGCATCGGCCTCGCCCAGGCGTCGTACGCCCCGGCCGACCTCGACGCAGCGGTCGCCGAGCTGGCCGCTGCACTCCTGGCCCCGATGCCGGGTGTGGTGAGCGAGACCAAGGCGCTGCTGCAGGGCGCCGCCGAGCGCGACCTCGACAAGCAGCGCCGCCTCGAGCGGGAGGCGCAGGTACGCCGCTTCCGCGCGCTCGCCGAGGCGCTGGGCTGA
- a CDS encoding acetone carboxylase — MQPEIDREICSAKGCQADAVWDLRWNNPKIHTPERRKSWLACDEHRQSLSDFLGARGFLKDVVAHTPA, encoded by the coding sequence ATGCAGCCCGAGATCGACCGCGAGATCTGCTCGGCCAAGGGTTGCCAGGCCGACGCCGTGTGGGACCTCCGGTGGAACAACCCGAAGATCCACACCCCCGAGCGCCGCAAGTCGTGGCTCGCGTGCGACGAGCACCGCCAGTCGCTCAGCGACTTCCTCGGCGCCCGCGGGTTCCTGAAGGACGTCGTGGCGCACACGCCGGCCTGA
- a CDS encoding ABC-F family ATP-binding cassette domain-containing protein: MINAQKLEVRAGARLLMEDVTFRIASGDKVGLVGRNGAGKTTLTRILAGEGQPASGQVIRAGEIGYLPQDPRVGDPEVLARDRILSARGLDEVVRRLRQAEVDMASEDQKVHERGMRRWANADAELHAGGGYAAESEAAQMAAALGIEERILAQPIGTLSGGQRRRVELARILFSGAEIMLLDEPTNHLDADSIIWLRDFLKAHKGGFVVISHDNALLEATVNKVFHLDANRAVIDVYNMGWHNYLTQREDDEKRRKRERMNAENKAKALTDQANKMRAKATKATAAQSMLKRAEKMMAGIETERAADKVARIAFPEPAPCGKTPLMGSELSKSYGSLEVFTAVDLAIDRGSRVVILGLNGAGKTTMLRILAGVDQPDTGEVVPGFGLKMGYYAQEHETLDVNRTVLENMHSAAPELTDTQARSVLGSFLFSGDDAHKPAGVLSGGEKTRLALAILVVSSANVLLLDEPTNNLDPASREEVLHAIRSYTGAIILVTHDEGAVRALDPDRVLLLPDGDEDLWNEDYADLVSLA, translated from the coding sequence ATGATCAACGCCCAGAAGCTCGAGGTCCGAGCCGGCGCGCGGCTCCTCATGGAGGACGTCACCTTCCGCATCGCCTCCGGCGACAAGGTGGGCCTCGTGGGGCGCAACGGTGCCGGCAAGACGACGCTCACCCGCATCCTCGCCGGCGAGGGCCAGCCCGCGTCCGGGCAGGTGATCCGCGCCGGCGAGATCGGCTACCTGCCGCAGGACCCGCGGGTCGGCGACCCCGAGGTGCTCGCGCGCGACCGGATCCTGTCCGCCCGCGGCCTCGACGAGGTCGTACGACGCCTGCGCCAGGCCGAGGTCGACATGGCCAGCGAGGACCAGAAGGTCCACGAGCGCGGCATGCGCCGGTGGGCCAACGCCGACGCCGAGCTGCACGCCGGTGGTGGCTACGCCGCCGAGTCGGAGGCTGCGCAGATGGCGGCCGCCCTCGGCATCGAGGAGCGCATCCTCGCCCAGCCGATCGGCACCCTGTCCGGTGGCCAGCGCCGCCGCGTCGAGCTCGCCCGGATCCTCTTCTCCGGCGCCGAGATCATGCTCCTCGACGAGCCGACCAACCACCTCGACGCCGACTCCATCATCTGGCTGCGCGACTTCCTCAAGGCGCACAAGGGCGGCTTCGTGGTGATCAGCCACGACAACGCCCTGCTCGAGGCGACGGTCAACAAGGTCTTCCACCTCGACGCCAACCGTGCCGTCATCGACGTCTACAACATGGGCTGGCACAACTACCTCACCCAGCGCGAGGACGACGAGAAGCGCCGCAAGCGCGAGCGGATGAACGCCGAGAACAAGGCGAAGGCACTCACCGACCAGGCCAACAAGATGCGGGCCAAGGCGACCAAGGCGACGGCCGCGCAGTCGATGCTCAAGCGCGCCGAGAAGATGATGGCCGGCATCGAGACCGAGCGCGCCGCCGACAAGGTCGCCCGGATCGCCTTCCCCGAGCCCGCGCCCTGCGGCAAGACCCCGCTCATGGGCTCGGAGCTGTCGAAGTCCTACGGCTCGCTCGAGGTCTTCACGGCCGTCGACCTCGCGATCGACCGGGGGAGCCGGGTGGTCATCCTGGGCCTCAACGGCGCCGGCAAGACGACGATGCTGCGGATCCTGGCGGGCGTCGACCAGCCCGACACCGGCGAGGTCGTCCCGGGCTTCGGGCTCAAGATGGGCTACTACGCCCAGGAGCACGAGACCCTCGACGTCAACCGCACCGTCCTGGAGAACATGCACAGCGCCGCGCCCGAGCTCACCGACACCCAGGCGCGCTCGGTGCTCGGCTCGTTCCTCTTCTCCGGGGACGACGCGCACAAGCCGGCCGGCGTGCTGTCCGGTGGCGAGAAGACCCGCCTGGCGCTGGCGATCCTGGTCGTCTCGAGCGCCAACGTGCTGCTGCTGGACGAGCCCACCAACAACCTCGACCCCGCCTCGCGCGAGGAGGTCCTCCACGCGATCCGCAGCTACACCGGGGCGATCATCCTGGTCACCCACGACGAGGGTGCGGTCCGTGCGCTCGACCCCGACCGGGTGCTGCTCCTGCCCGACGGTGACGAGGACCTCTGGAACGAGGACTACGCCGACCTGGTGTCCCTCGCCTGA
- a CDS encoding SURF1 family protein: MRFLVSRRWIVFALVVVFLAWVAWRLGEWQFHRLDDRKQLNSIIERNEKAGADPVTDVLTPGRPVTRDDQWRIVEATGTYAVDDTVIVRYRTREGEAGVDVVVPLELTDGTSLLVDRGWYATDNRGATSADVPAPPSGEVTVTGWVRQDAEGDSTQVSGKSTRAVNSDEIGDALDREVLGGWVDLRSESPEPAQALLPVELPELDNGPHFFYGLQWWFFGALAIFGFFFLIVDEMRGGRGPWAGSDRQAPRPADRPAPGPAAPAKAAAPRPRRKTWRERLDRGEDWDDEPPAAGSGAPGPQGSQGPQQAPVDREHHARQE, translated from the coding sequence ATGCGGTTCCTCGTCTCACGCCGCTGGATCGTCTTCGCACTCGTCGTCGTCTTCCTCGCCTGGGTCGCCTGGCGGCTCGGTGAGTGGCAGTTCCACCGGCTCGACGACCGCAAGCAGCTCAACTCGATCATCGAGCGCAACGAGAAGGCCGGCGCCGACCCGGTCACCGACGTCCTCACGCCCGGCCGTCCCGTCACGCGTGACGACCAGTGGCGGATCGTCGAGGCCACCGGGACGTACGCCGTCGACGACACGGTGATCGTCCGCTACCGCACCCGTGAGGGCGAGGCCGGCGTCGACGTCGTCGTCCCGCTCGAGCTCACCGACGGGACCAGCCTGCTGGTCGACCGCGGGTGGTACGCCACCGACAACCGCGGTGCCACGTCGGCCGACGTGCCTGCCCCTCCGAGCGGTGAGGTCACCGTGACCGGCTGGGTGCGCCAGGACGCCGAGGGCGACAGCACGCAGGTGTCCGGGAAGTCGACCCGTGCGGTCAACAGCGACGAGATCGGCGACGCCCTCGACCGCGAGGTGCTCGGAGGCTGGGTCGACCTGCGCAGCGAGTCACCGGAGCCGGCCCAGGCCCTGCTGCCCGTCGAGCTGCCGGAGCTCGACAACGGACCGCACTTCTTCTACGGCCTGCAGTGGTGGTTCTTCGGCGCGCTCGCGATCTTCGGCTTCTTCTTCCTCATCGTCGACGAGATGCGCGGTGGTCGCGGTCCGTGGGCCGGCAGCGACCGCCAGGCACCCCGCCCGGCCGACAGGCCCGCACCGGGACCCGCAGCGCCCGCGAAGGCTGCCGCTCCGAGGCCACGGCGCAAGACCTGGCGCGAGCGTCTCGACCGGGGCGAGGACTGGGACGACGAGCCCCCGGCCGCCGGCTCGGGCGCACCGGGCCCACAGGGCTCACAGGGCCCGCAGCAGGCCCCCGTCGACCGGGAGCATCACGCCCGTCAGGAATGA
- a CDS encoding ABC transporter permease, with the protein MRQRLRGTGLLLRFALRRDRVLLPAWILLLTAMVVASAAATGPLYDTEAAQVAAAEALNASPAIVALYGPVLDTSSLGELSMTKLTVLYAVFVAFMSVVVVRRHTRVEEESGRAELVGATAVGPDAQVAAALVEAALASVLLGILAAAGDIACGLPVAGSVLFGASWTGIGIVGAGIAVLAAQVSSSARTVGFVASGAIGVLYLVRAVGDTTAQWLSWLTPFGWGTQLSAWHEPRVWLLAGYPVVALALTAAALALRARRDLGAGILADRAGPARGSARLRDAMALVWRQQGTALGGWTVGIAAIGVLMGSIVPSIGDLLDQDSTRPIIESMGGVGALQDSLVVALASIVAVVIACFGISAVTRAAGDEHDGRTETVLATATSRAAVLVAVASASLVGSTWLLVVSGAATALGRGDGLAPVGAALAQAPAVWVVLGVALLLLSVRSRWAVAGWAVLAACVTLGQVGASLDLPGWLLGVSPFHHVPKYPAEAFTWAPEVTMALLATLLVVTAERRYRGRDIG; encoded by the coding sequence GTGAGGCAGCGCCTGCGGGGCACCGGACTGCTGCTGCGGTTCGCCCTGCGGCGCGACCGGGTGCTCCTGCCCGCCTGGATCCTGCTCCTCACTGCGATGGTGGTCGCCAGTGCCGCCGCGACCGGCCCGCTCTACGACACGGAGGCGGCCCAGGTCGCCGCCGCCGAGGCACTCAACGCCAGCCCCGCGATCGTCGCGCTCTACGGCCCGGTCCTCGACACCTCGAGCCTGGGCGAGCTCTCGATGACGAAGCTCACCGTGCTCTACGCCGTGTTCGTCGCGTTCATGTCCGTGGTCGTCGTACGACGCCACACGCGCGTCGAGGAGGAGAGCGGTCGCGCCGAGCTGGTCGGCGCCACCGCCGTCGGCCCGGACGCCCAGGTGGCCGCAGCGCTCGTCGAGGCCGCGCTCGCGTCGGTGCTGCTCGGGATCCTCGCGGCCGCGGGCGACATCGCGTGCGGGCTGCCCGTCGCGGGCTCGGTCCTCTTCGGCGCCTCGTGGACCGGCATCGGTATCGTCGGTGCCGGGATCGCGGTGCTCGCCGCCCAGGTGTCCAGCAGCGCCCGCACCGTCGGCTTCGTGGCGTCCGGCGCGATCGGCGTCCTCTACCTGGTGCGCGCGGTCGGAGACACGACCGCGCAGTGGCTGTCGTGGCTGACGCCCTTCGGCTGGGGCACCCAGCTCAGCGCCTGGCACGAGCCACGGGTCTGGCTGCTGGCCGGCTACCCGGTCGTCGCGCTCGCGTTGACCGCGGCTGCGCTGGCCCTCCGTGCGCGCCGCGACCTCGGCGCCGGCATCCTCGCCGACCGGGCCGGACCGGCCCGGGGCTCCGCGCGGCTGCGTGACGCCATGGCGCTGGTGTGGCGCCAGCAGGGCACCGCGCTCGGCGGGTGGACGGTCGGCATCGCCGCCATCGGGGTCCTGATGGGGTCGATCGTGCCCAGCATCGGCGACCTGCTCGACCAGGACTCGACGCGACCGATCATCGAGTCGATGGGCGGGGTCGGTGCGCTGCAGGACTCGCTGGTCGTCGCGCTTGCCTCGATCGTCGCCGTCGTGATCGCCTGCTTCGGCATCTCCGCGGTGACCCGCGCAGCGGGGGACGAGCACGACGGCCGCACCGAGACGGTGCTGGCCACCGCGACCTCGCGTGCGGCCGTGCTGGTGGCCGTTGCCAGCGCGTCGCTGGTCGGCAGCACCTGGCTGCTGGTGGTGTCGGGCGCCGCCACCGCGCTCGGCCGCGGCGATGGCCTCGCACCCGTCGGCGCGGCGCTCGCCCAGGCTCCTGCGGTCTGGGTCGTCCTCGGCGTCGCCCTGCTCCTGCTGTCGGTGCGCAGCCGCTGGGCCGTCGCCGGCTGGGCGGTGCTGGCGGCGTGCGTGACGCTGGGCCAGGTCGGCGCCTCGCTCGACCTGCCCGGGTGGCTGCTGGGCGTCTCGCCGTTCCACCACGTCCCGAAGTACCCGGCCGAGGCCTTCACCTGGGCACCCGAGGTCACCATGGCGCTGCTCGCCACGCTGCTCGTCGTCACGGCGGAGCGCCGCTACCGGGGCCGCGACATCGGCTAG
- the moaA gene encoding GTP 3',8-cyclase MoaA codes for MTPLADRFGRVATDLRVSLTDRCNLRCSYCMPAEGLDWLPTEQTLTDDEVVRLVTIGVEQLGIREVRFTGGEPLLRRGLVDIVGRTHALGVETSLTTNGLGLQRTSQALADAGLDRINASLDTIRPETFATITRRDRFADVVAGLEAAKAAGLGPIKINAVLLRGVNDDQAPELLRWSIEHGYELRFIEQMPLDAQHDWSRAAMVTADEIFESLSAEFALTPHSEPRGSAPAELFAVDGGSATVGIIASVTRPFCGDCDRVRLTADGQVRNCLFARDESDLRTALRAGASDAVIAERWVVAMRGKAAGHGIDDVTFLQPDRPMSAIGG; via the coding sequence ATGACACCTCTGGCAGACCGCTTCGGCCGCGTGGCGACGGACCTGCGTGTCTCCCTCACCGACCGGTGCAACCTGCGGTGCAGCTACTGCATGCCGGCGGAGGGCCTCGACTGGCTCCCGACCGAGCAGACGCTCACCGACGACGAGGTCGTCCGGCTGGTCACGATCGGCGTCGAGCAGCTGGGCATCCGCGAGGTGCGATTCACCGGCGGCGAGCCGCTCCTGCGCCGCGGGCTCGTCGACATCGTGGGCCGCACCCACGCCCTCGGCGTCGAGACGTCGCTGACCACCAACGGCCTCGGCCTCCAGCGCACCTCGCAGGCCCTGGCCGACGCCGGGCTCGACCGGATCAACGCCAGCCTCGACACGATCCGCCCCGAGACGTTCGCGACGATCACCCGCCGCGACCGGTTCGCCGACGTCGTCGCCGGGCTGGAGGCGGCCAAGGCGGCCGGGCTCGGCCCGATCAAGATCAACGCCGTGCTGCTGCGCGGCGTCAACGACGACCAGGCGCCCGAGCTGCTGCGCTGGAGCATCGAGCACGGCTACGAGCTGCGCTTCATCGAGCAGATGCCGCTCGACGCCCAGCACGACTGGAGCCGGGCCGCGATGGTCACCGCGGACGAGATCTTCGAGTCCCTGTCGGCCGAGTTCGCGCTGACGCCCCACTCCGAGCCGCGGGGGAGCGCACCGGCGGAGCTCTTCGCGGTCGACGGCGGGTCCGCGACCGTCGGCATCATCGCCTCGGTCACCCGCCCGTTCTGCGGCGACTGCGACCGGGTCCGGCTCACCGCCGATGGCCAGGTCCGCAACTGCCTGTTCGCCCGGGACGAGTCGGACCTCCGCACGGCGCTGCGCGCCGGGGCCAGCGACGCCGTCATCGCCGAGCGCTGGGTCGTCGCGATGCGCGGCAAGGCCGCCGGCCACGGGATCGACGACGTGACCTTCCTCCAGCCCGATCGCCCGATGTCCGCGATCGGCGGCTGA
- a CDS encoding phosphotransferase, translating to MWQPEPGWQPLPGAGPATVGVWSSSHRGRDVVVKRLRRPDPHDAPSALLPRDVNYWRRAADVALSGVVAAAPGLREAPVVRVEEDEEGITLVHERVELHEAPGLWLAACLGRFAATDLGEHGWLARDQLRSRLALVERRGGWRLLARTPMADIADHLWSHRSVWLDRSDSLPQVAQHGDPSAANIPGRHDGPEGGGAVAIDWAHLGRGPVGADLGYLSLATREEIDPLVEAYVAALPPGVATTEQVLTGARVMAVFTALTRLDWALARVADGEGALAGKFRHPSVAPYIYAMQRQVAHIEALLG from the coding sequence ATGTGGCAACCCGAGCCGGGATGGCAGCCCCTCCCGGGCGCCGGCCCGGCCACCGTCGGTGTCTGGTCGTCGAGCCACCGGGGCCGCGACGTCGTGGTCAAGCGGCTGCGCCGTCCCGACCCGCACGACGCGCCGAGCGCGTTGCTCCCGCGCGACGTGAACTACTGGCGCCGTGCCGCAGACGTCGCCCTCAGCGGGGTCGTCGCGGCGGCACCCGGACTGCGGGAGGCACCCGTCGTGCGGGTCGAGGAGGACGAGGAGGGCATCACCCTCGTGCACGAGCGGGTCGAGCTCCACGAAGCACCGGGGCTGTGGCTGGCCGCGTGCCTCGGCCGCTTCGCCGCGACCGACCTCGGCGAGCACGGCTGGCTCGCCCGCGACCAGCTCCGCAGCCGGCTCGCCCTGGTCGAGCGGCGCGGCGGGTGGCGACTGCTCGCGCGCACGCCGATGGCCGACATCGCCGACCACCTCTGGTCGCACCGATCGGTCTGGCTCGACCGCAGCGACTCCCTCCCGCAGGTCGCCCAGCACGGCGACCCGTCGGCCGCCAACATCCCCGGTCGCCACGATGGTCCGGAGGGCGGGGGAGCGGTGGCGATCGACTGGGCACACCTCGGTCGCGGTCCGGTCGGGGCCGACCTCGGCTACCTCTCGCTCGCGACCCGCGAGGAGATCGACCCCCTCGTGGAGGCGTACGTCGCCGCCCTCCCGCCCGGCGTCGCCACCACCGAGCAGGTGCTCACCGGCGCTCGCGTGATGGCCGTCTTCACCGCGCTCACCCGGCTCGACTGGGCGCTCGCGCGCGTCGCCGACGGCGAGGGCGCGCTGGCCGGCAAGTTCCGCCACCCCAGCGTGGCGCCGTACATCTACGCCATGCAGCGGCAGGTCGCCCACATCGAGGCGCTGCTCGGCTGA
- a CDS encoding neutral zinc metallopeptidase, with amino-acid sequence MRFNPKADISKGRVSDAGGRGGGGMSGGGMRVPIPGGMRAGGGIGGIVIVVLFVLLTQCTGGGGLTGGSGGGTGVDPQGQSGNPAGLSQDSDRYANCKTGADAETDVDCARKAVALSLEDYWATTLPEQGDTQFTPAQIITFSGAISTGCGQATSQVGPFYCPADQQVYLDTTFFEDVLENQLGGEGGDFVEPYVLGHEYGHHIQNLLGTMSRVKTQQGPDSDAVRLELQADCYAGMWTKAASGGDGIFLELDQGDIEEALDAAKTVGDDRIQQAGGQRVNPEGWTHGSSAQRMKWFSTGYEQGTLAACDTFSASTL; translated from the coding sequence ATGCGCTTCAACCCGAAGGCCGACATCAGCAAGGGCAGGGTCTCCGACGCTGGCGGTCGGGGCGGCGGCGGGATGTCCGGCGGCGGGATGCGGGTGCCGATCCCCGGCGGGATGCGGGCCGGTGGCGGCATCGGCGGCATCGTCATCGTCGTCCTGTTCGTGCTGCTGACCCAGTGCACGGGCGGGGGCGGGCTCACCGGCGGCAGCGGCGGCGGGACCGGCGTCGACCCCCAGGGCCAGTCGGGCAACCCGGCCGGGCTCTCGCAGGACAGCGACCGCTACGCCAACTGCAAGACCGGCGCCGACGCCGAGACCGACGTCGACTGCGCCCGCAAGGCCGTCGCGCTGTCGCTGGAGGACTACTGGGCCACGACGCTGCCCGAGCAGGGCGACACGCAGTTCACGCCCGCCCAGATCATCACGTTCAGCGGTGCCATCTCGACCGGTTGCGGCCAGGCCACCTCGCAGGTCGGCCCCTTCTACTGCCCGGCCGACCAGCAGGTCTACCTCGACACGACGTTCTTCGAGGACGTGCTGGAGAACCAGCTCGGCGGCGAGGGCGGCGACTTCGTCGAGCCCTACGTCCTGGGCCACGAGTACGGCCACCACATCCAGAACCTGCTCGGCACGATGAGCCGGGTCAAGACCCAGCAGGGCCCCGACTCCGACGCCGTACGCCTCGAGCTGCAGGCCGACTGCTACGCCGGGATGTGGACGAAGGCCGCCAGCGGCGGCGACGGGATCTTCCTCGAGCTCGACCAGGGCGACATCGAGGAGGCGCTCGACGCGGCCAAGACGGTCGGTGACGACCGCATCCAGCAGGCCGGCGGCCAGCGGGTGAACCCGGAGGGCTGGACCCACGGCTCGTCCGCCCAGCGGATGAAGTGGTTCAGCACCGGCTACGAGCAGGGCACCCTCGCCGCCTGCGACACCTTCTCCGCCTCGACGCTCTGA